The following are encoded together in the Pseudoalteromonas ruthenica genome:
- a CDS encoding type II secretion system F family protein gives MAKQQQANQLDTFQWVGVSTRGKKLEGELTGTSIALVKAQLRKQGITPSKVKRKPKPLFGLSGEKKISAKDIAMFTRQLATMLLAGVSLVQAIDMIADGSENKSVKNLLRSIGEEVKAGQPLSTALRKHPKYFDDLYCDLVASGEQSGALDRIFDRVALYKEKAEALKSKIKKAMFYPVAVIFVAAIVTSILLIFVVPQFKEIFEGFGAELPAFTLLVISISEFMQAYWWIAVLVLGIGGYVFKQAHRRNKQLRDNVDKLILKTPIVGSILNKAAVARYARTLSTTFAAGVPLVDALDSAAGASGNAVYRDAILDIKAEVSSGNPMNWAMRNSNIFPDMVIQMVAIGEESGSLDDMLAKVATIYEQEVDDAVDGLSSLLEPLIMAVLGVLIGGLIIAMYLPIFQLGSVI, from the coding sequence ATTGCGCAAGCAAGGGATCACACCTTCTAAAGTTAAACGCAAACCCAAACCTCTATTTGGACTTTCTGGCGAGAAGAAGATATCAGCTAAAGATATTGCTATGTTTACCCGGCAACTAGCTACCATGTTGCTTGCAGGGGTGTCCTTGGTTCAGGCCATAGATATGATTGCCGATGGTTCTGAGAACAAGAGCGTTAAAAATCTCCTTCGCAGTATCGGAGAGGAAGTAAAGGCAGGCCAACCTCTGAGTACAGCATTACGTAAACATCCCAAATATTTTGATGATTTGTATTGCGATTTAGTTGCATCTGGTGAGCAGTCAGGTGCGCTAGATAGAATTTTTGACCGAGTCGCTCTTTACAAAGAAAAAGCAGAAGCTCTTAAATCGAAAATCAAAAAGGCGATGTTTTACCCTGTAGCCGTAATATTCGTAGCGGCAATCGTAACTTCTATATTGCTGATTTTTGTGGTGCCCCAGTTTAAAGAAATATTCGAGGGCTTTGGCGCCGAACTCCCTGCCTTTACTCTTTTAGTGATCAGTATTTCAGAGTTTATGCAAGCATACTGGTGGATCGCTGTATTGGTACTGGGCATAGGTGGTTACGTTTTCAAACAAGCACATCGACGCAATAAACAGCTACGAGATAATGTTGATAAGCTCATTCTGAAAACTCCTATCGTTGGTTCTATCTTAAATAAGGCAGCTGTGGCGCGTTATGCTCGAACTTTATCGACTACTTTTGCCGCAGGTGTACCTTTAGTGGATGCACTAGATTCAGCAGCAGGAGCTTCAGGTAATGCGGTTTATCGCGATGCGATTTTAGATATTAAAGCTGAGGTCAGCTCTGGTAACCCAATGAACTGGGCAATGCGTAACTCTAATATCTTTCCCGATATGGTGATTCAAATGGTCGCCATTGGTGAAGAGTCAGGTTCACTGGATGATATGCTTGCTAAGGTGGCAACCATTTATGAGCAAGAAGTAGACGATGCCGTGGACGGCCTCTCAAGCCTGTTAGAGCCACTCATTATGGCTGTGCTAGGGGTGCTAATCGGTGGCCTTATTATCGCCATGTACCTGCCTATATTCCAACTCGGTTCTGTTATTTAG
- a CDS encoding prepilin peptidase, giving the protein MKSEPWFFITTVLFVSLAVGSFLNVVIYRIPKMMQNQWQSECRLLLADELASKSEQSQSASAPFNLLTPASTCPKCNNKIKPWHNIPLLSWLFLKGQCAYCQAPISIRYPAIELITAVLSLVVALTFGPTQLTVLYIIITWVLVALTFIDIDHMLLPDQLTLPLLWLALLASVAGITIEPSAALIGAAAGYLSLWSVYWLFKLLTGKEGMGYGDFKLLAVFGALLGWQALLMIILLSSIVGAVIGITLLSVQGKDKATPIPFGPYIAIAGWIAMLWGEQIQGAYFGAILG; this is encoded by the coding sequence ATGAAAAGCGAGCCGTGGTTTTTTATAACCACGGTTCTTTTTGTATCCTTAGCTGTAGGTAGCTTCCTCAATGTGGTTATTTACCGCATTCCAAAGATGATGCAAAATCAATGGCAGTCAGAGTGTCGCTTACTACTTGCCGATGAATTGGCATCAAAAAGTGAACAAAGCCAATCAGCATCCGCTCCTTTTAACCTTCTAACGCCAGCTTCGACTTGCCCGAAATGTAATAACAAAATCAAGCCTTGGCACAATATCCCCCTGCTCAGTTGGCTATTTTTAAAGGGCCAATGCGCTTACTGCCAGGCGCCTATCTCTATTCGCTATCCAGCTATAGAGCTCATCACTGCGGTTCTAAGTTTAGTTGTCGCGCTTACCTTTGGCCCCACTCAACTAACCGTGCTTTACATCATTATCACCTGGGTATTGGTGGCACTGACATTCATAGACATAGACCATATGCTGTTGCCAGATCAGCTGACGTTACCGCTGTTATGGCTGGCTTTATTAGCAAGTGTTGCAGGGATCACCATAGAACCGAGTGCAGCACTAATTGGCGCTGCCGCAGGCTACCTTAGCTTATGGAGCGTTTATTGGCTGTTCAAATTGCTGACCGGTAAAGAAGGGATGGGCTATGGTGACTTTAAACTACTGGCGGTATTTGGTGCCTTATTAGGTTGGCAAGCATTACTGATGATCATACTCCTGTCTAGCATTGTGGGTGCCGTAATTGGGATTACCTTACTCTCTGTTCAAGGCAAAGATAAGGCAACCCCGATTCCATTTGGGCCTTATATTGCCATTGCTGGCTGGATAGCCATGCTTTGGGGAGAGCAAATCCAAGGCGCTTATTTCGGCGCTATTTTGGGTTAA
- the coaE gene encoding dephospho-CoA kinase (Dephospho-CoA kinase (CoaE) performs the final step in coenzyme A biosynthesis.), translated as MWTLGLTGGIGSGKSTVSALFQQFGITVVDADVVARQVVQPGTNGLAGIVSRHGRSLLLDDGSLNRAKLRDIIFADESEKQWLNAHLHPLIRTEMLTQLEQAQSAYAILEAPLLFENSLDKYCQRTLLIDVPETVQISRTCARDNITEQQANAILKAQMSRQDKVAKANDIISNAGVIADLSAKVSLYHQNYLHLANLHSR; from the coding sequence ATGTGGACGCTTGGTCTAACCGGAGGGATAGGCTCTGGTAAATCAACCGTTAGCGCCTTGTTTCAGCAGTTTGGCATCACGGTTGTCGATGCCGATGTTGTTGCTCGCCAGGTCGTACAGCCAGGCACTAACGGGTTAGCCGGCATCGTTAGCCGTCATGGCCGTTCGCTGTTGTTGGATGATGGTAGCCTTAATCGCGCTAAGCTACGTGACATCATTTTTGCAGACGAAAGCGAAAAGCAGTGGTTAAATGCGCATTTGCATCCACTTATTCGCACTGAGATGCTCACCCAACTGGAACAGGCACAAAGTGCCTATGCAATCCTTGAGGCGCCACTACTTTTTGAAAACAGCCTTGATAAGTATTGTCAGCGCACCTTATTGATCGATGTGCCTGAGACTGTGCAAATAAGTCGTACTTGCGCTCGAGACAATATCACTGAGCAGCAGGCAAACGCTATCTTAAAGGCACAAATGTCACGCCAAGATAAAGTCGCAAAGGCCAACGATATTATCTCTAATGCTGGGGTAATCGCTGACCTCAGTGCCAAGGTGTCTCTGTACCACCAAAACTATTTGCACCTCGCCAATTTGCATTCCCGCTAA
- the pilB gene encoding type IV-A pilus assembly ATPase PilB: MNINSPLIRKFITLGRIDSDTVKAHQEQSRCAAETIVRSSNMSNQELLAQCVELFRTPYIDLSSFDPRSIDKHLLNEQLIRRHHMLPISTKGNKLFLAASDPTDYGAFENYEFSTGLQCEVVLADYRQIDNLIEQLFDATHTLKLSQEDSDELSHLAKQDYDNHHPEQGNEDDDAPIIVYINKILRDAIRRGASDLHFEPYDGDYRIRFRIDGVLHEMANPPYALSTRLAARIKVMSKLDISEKRKPQDGRIKLTISPRNSIDFRVSTLPTMWGEKIVMRVLDSSNATLGIDALGYEEEQKQLYLHALQQPQGMILVTGPTGSGKTVSLYSGLSILNTPERNISTAEDPVEINVKGINQVQINPKAELTFANALRAFLRQDPDVVMVGEIRDLETAEVAIKAAQTGHLVLSTLHTNSAPETITRLLNMGVPAYNVASSVSLIIAQRLARRLCKYCKEPEQLPTEELIKQGFDANSVAQVKLYQAKGCDQCTDGYKGRVGIYEVLEVSADIAKVIVSGGSSIDIAETAKEAGCATLRQSGLRKAAEGITSLSEINRVTRL, translated from the coding sequence ATGAATATTAACTCACCTTTGATTCGTAAATTTATTACCTTAGGACGTATTGACAGCGACACAGTAAAGGCGCACCAAGAGCAAAGCCGCTGCGCAGCAGAGACCATAGTCCGTAGCAGCAATATGAGTAATCAAGAACTGTTGGCACAATGTGTTGAACTCTTTCGCACTCCGTATATTGATTTGAGCTCCTTTGATCCCAGAAGCATAGACAAGCACTTGCTAAATGAGCAGTTAATTCGTCGTCATCATATGCTGCCCATTTCTACCAAGGGCAACAAGCTATTTCTCGCCGCCTCAGACCCTACTGACTACGGTGCTTTTGAAAATTACGAGTTTAGTACCGGGCTTCAATGTGAAGTGGTGCTGGCTGATTATCGGCAAATAGATAACCTCATCGAGCAGCTGTTCGATGCCACCCACACACTGAAGCTATCGCAAGAGGACAGCGACGAACTCAGCCACCTCGCCAAACAAGACTATGATAATCATCATCCGGAACAGGGCAATGAGGATGACGACGCCCCAATTATTGTCTACATCAATAAGATTCTCCGTGATGCCATACGCCGAGGTGCTTCTGATTTACACTTTGAGCCCTATGATGGCGACTACCGCATACGCTTTCGTATTGATGGTGTGTTACATGAGATGGCCAATCCACCTTATGCGCTGTCCACTCGCCTTGCAGCCCGCATCAAAGTAATGTCTAAACTAGATATTTCGGAAAAGCGCAAACCCCAAGATGGCCGCATTAAGCTTACGATTTCGCCGCGTAATAGCATTGATTTTCGGGTCAGTACGTTGCCAACCATGTGGGGGGAAAAAATTGTTATGCGGGTGCTTGATTCCTCCAATGCCACTTTAGGAATTGACGCGCTCGGTTATGAGGAAGAGCAAAAGCAACTTTATCTGCACGCACTGCAACAACCTCAAGGCATGATTCTTGTCACCGGCCCCACTGGCTCCGGAAAGACAGTCTCTCTTTACTCAGGCTTAAGCATTTTAAATACACCTGAGCGGAATATCTCTACAGCCGAAGATCCGGTCGAAATTAACGTTAAGGGCATAAATCAAGTACAAATAAACCCTAAAGCTGAGCTTACGTTCGCTAACGCTCTTCGCGCCTTCTTACGTCAAGACCCTGATGTAGTAATGGTGGGCGAAATAAGGGACTTAGAAACGGCTGAAGTCGCCATCAAAGCCGCACAGACCGGACATTTGGTGCTCTCCACCCTGCACACCAACTCCGCACCTGAGACTATCACACGACTTTTAAACATGGGCGTACCGGCGTACAACGTGGCTAGCTCGGTGTCGCTGATCATCGCTCAACGCTTAGCACGCCGCCTTTGCAAATACTGTAAAGAGCCAGAGCAGCTCCCAACGGAAGAACTTATTAAGCAAGGGTTTGATGCTAACTCTGTGGCACAAGTAAAATTGTATCAGGCAAAAGGTTGCGACCAGTGTACTGACGGGTACAAAGGCCGGGTGGGCATTTATGAGGTATTAGAAGTTTCAGCGGATATTGCCAAAGTGATTGTTTCCGGTGGTAGCTCGATAGATATCGCCGAAACAGCCAAGGAAGCAGGCTGTGCGACATTGCGTCAATCGGGGCTACGTAAAGCTGCAGAGGGCATTACCTCACTATCTGAGATTAATCGTGTTACGCGGCTGTAG
- the yacG gene encoding DNA gyrase inhibitor YacG, with amino-acid sequence MPTIVKCPTCERQVTWSAQSPYRPFCSKRCQLIDLGEWSSENNKISTAMNGDSEGVDKAEFIEEIEAMLAQNDDSFFKD; translated from the coding sequence ATGCCTACCATTGTAAAATGCCCAACTTGCGAAAGGCAGGTGACCTGGTCTGCACAAAGCCCCTATCGCCCGTTTTGTAGTAAACGTTGTCAGCTGATTGATCTAGGCGAGTGGTCTAGTGAAAACAACAAAATCTCTACTGCAATGAATGGTGACAGCGAAGGCGTCGATAAGGCTGAATTCATAGAAGAAATTGAAGCTATGCTAGCGCAAAATGATGATTCGTTTTTTAAAGACTAA
- a CDS encoding YggN family protein, translated as MSLRWLGLSVMLSIVGVHNVHAQTHCDVELTHGLIITDDIIRIVDNNQTRVQINQDQQLVVRGQWIELNEQETAVLHQYSMMIRDTVPELVDLATDGVNIGLSAIEDVVTGLSDKEPEILKTQLQYVERALRDKFKRGDDFFFIAPQSLSKLDDFFAQEVSKKIHTAIQGSLGAILVSLGDAFQSREGNIEERINDMGQRMEIITAEIDKSLQKKAQQLEQKSVEYCRCLNALDKTESKLQQIVPELADFDLVNIKTSS; from the coding sequence ATGTCACTGCGTTGGTTGGGTCTGTCTGTCATGTTATCCATAGTGGGTGTACACAACGTACATGCCCAGACTCATTGTGACGTGGAACTAACCCACGGGCTTATTATCACTGACGATATTATTCGCATCGTTGATAACAACCAAACCCGTGTGCAAATAAACCAAGACCAGCAGTTGGTTGTGCGTGGGCAGTGGATTGAACTGAACGAGCAAGAGACAGCGGTGCTGCATCAATATAGCATGATGATCCGCGACACTGTTCCAGAGTTAGTAGACCTCGCCACCGATGGCGTTAATATTGGGCTAAGTGCCATTGAGGATGTGGTCACGGGCCTATCTGACAAAGAGCCGGAAATTCTTAAAACACAGTTACAGTATGTAGAACGAGCGTTACGCGATAAGTTTAAGCGTGGAGACGACTTTTTCTTTATTGCGCCGCAATCGTTATCCAAACTAGATGACTTTTTTGCCCAAGAAGTATCGAAGAAAATTCACACCGCAATCCAAGGCTCTTTGGGAGCCATACTGGTGTCACTGGGCGACGCATTCCAATCTCGAGAGGGAAATATCGAAGAGCGCATTAACGATATGGGTCAGCGCATGGAGATCATCACAGCGGAAATCGATAAGTCGTTACAGAAAAAAGCGCAGCAGCTTGAACAAAAGTCTGTTGAATATTGCAGATGTTTGAATGCGCTTGACAAAACAGAATCAAAACTCCAGCAGATTGTACCTGAATTGGCTGATTTTGACTTGGTGAATATTAAAACCTCGAGCTAA
- a CDS encoding substrate-binding periplasmic protein: MMVEGLLTRALLFSLMLCVPVYAQQIVRVAQEMRPLYPRDYYLQALLQSALAISDKPYTISYVDVHPHQQRILYMLDGERVDVHWSMASPAREKLAIAVKVPLFKGLIGQRVLLAHPKLARALSAVESVSQLRQFSAVQGHDWPDTNILAANNLPVKAVANYQTMFRLTAQQRVDYFPRSVIEVVDELKAHQQMQLQIVDHVVLNYPSAFYFFVSKNRPELAAHLRQGLDVLIQRGEFDALFTRYFSANLETLSLASRRHIMLANPFYLESP; encoded by the coding sequence ATGATGGTTGAGGGATTATTAACAAGGGCACTGTTGTTTTCACTTATGCTGTGTGTCCCTGTTTACGCTCAGCAAATAGTTCGTGTTGCCCAAGAGATGCGGCCTCTGTATCCCCGTGATTATTACTTACAAGCGCTATTGCAAAGCGCATTAGCAATCAGTGATAAGCCATATACTATCAGTTATGTTGATGTGCATCCGCATCAACAGCGTATTTTGTATATGCTTGATGGTGAGCGCGTCGATGTGCACTGGAGTATGGCTAGCCCAGCACGAGAAAAGTTAGCTATTGCGGTTAAGGTACCGCTATTTAAAGGGCTCATTGGTCAGCGAGTACTGCTTGCGCACCCGAAACTGGCAAGGGCACTCAGCGCCGTAGAGTCAGTATCGCAGCTACGCCAGTTCAGCGCTGTGCAAGGTCATGATTGGCCAGATACCAACATACTCGCCGCTAACAATTTACCGGTAAAAGCTGTAGCAAATTATCAAACGATGTTTCGCTTAACAGCGCAGCAGCGGGTCGATTATTTTCCTCGCTCCGTGATTGAAGTGGTTGATGAACTAAAAGCCCATCAGCAGATGCAGCTACAAATTGTTGATCACGTTGTGCTTAATTACCCGAGTGCATTTTACTTCTTTGTCTCTAAGAATCGGCCTGAGTTAGCGGCACACCTTCGACAGGGGTTGGATGTGCTTATCCAGCGCGGTGAGTTTGATGCGCTATTTACACGCTACTTCTCAGCCAACCTAGAGACGCTGTCGTTAGCGTCACGCCGACATATTATGCTGGCCAACCCTTTTTACCTTGAGTCACCTTAA
- a CDS encoding GGDEF domain-containing protein, whose product MSAELIAELAEIIEKRQVTCVFQPIFDFYQEAIIGYEALSRGPEDSFLHRPDALFSCAVAHHRLSELELLCRETAIASFAEQQLAGKLFLNVSPNTLSDPAHPKGQTLQLLRDYGLGAQQVVIELTEQDKVDNTEQLRKAVAHYRQLGFLIAIDDLGAGYSGLKQWSEIQPDIVKIDRYFIDHCDQSPVKKEFLKSITELAKATHTRVVAEGIEREEEFQLLRTLELHTVQGYLFERPSAEPSQQFETQRFQSLGHTHHQHFVEPSLAVGWLAIEQQAICQHTLCREAQRIFDNDKALFSLVVIDQYHQPVGLLYKEQLTEVFASPYGHALYDKKPIASLMDAEPLVVDENEQLDRVSRQITDNDFDIRRYIIVTRGGKYLGVVHLRQILKHMTEEKVRHAQHANPLTMLPGNIAINDAIEHRLRSNRAFSIAYFDLNHFKQFNDLYGYASGDSVIKLLADIIRSHCQAVPCFIGHIGGDDFMVVFDGEDASATCQAVIADFDTQVRRFFSPEHIAAQGYWSCNREGQRQFVPLLALAVGLVTPDTRSCDNSHQVATLATDAKKEAKRHKGSHLFCCQRRGPAAPLFRIHPEPLDSLSPLSLHE is encoded by the coding sequence GTGAGTGCCGAATTAATAGCAGAATTAGCCGAAATTATTGAAAAGCGCCAAGTTACCTGCGTTTTTCAACCTATTTTTGACTTCTATCAGGAAGCGATAATTGGCTATGAAGCACTCAGCAGGGGGCCTGAAGATAGCTTTTTGCACAGACCCGACGCACTATTTAGCTGTGCTGTAGCGCACCATCGTCTTTCCGAATTAGAGTTACTGTGTCGAGAAACGGCCATAGCCTCATTCGCCGAGCAGCAATTAGCTGGCAAGTTGTTTCTCAATGTCAGCCCCAACACGTTATCGGATCCGGCTCACCCTAAAGGGCAAACCCTGCAGCTACTGCGCGATTACGGCCTCGGTGCGCAGCAAGTAGTCATCGAGCTCACCGAGCAAGACAAAGTGGATAATACCGAGCAGTTACGCAAAGCGGTTGCACATTACCGCCAGCTTGGTTTTCTCATCGCCATTGATGATTTAGGGGCGGGGTATTCAGGGCTTAAACAGTGGTCAGAAATACAACCCGATATTGTCAAAATAGACCGCTACTTTATTGATCATTGCGATCAAAGTCCGGTGAAAAAAGAGTTTTTAAAGTCTATAACGGAGCTAGCAAAAGCCACACATACTCGGGTAGTCGCCGAGGGAATAGAGCGAGAAGAAGAGTTTCAATTGTTACGAACACTCGAGCTACATACGGTACAGGGGTATTTATTCGAACGCCCGAGTGCAGAGCCTAGCCAGCAATTTGAGACACAACGCTTTCAAAGTTTAGGGCACACTCACCATCAGCACTTTGTCGAGCCATCGCTGGCGGTGGGATGGTTAGCGATAGAGCAACAAGCTATCTGCCAACACACTTTGTGTCGAGAGGCGCAGCGTATTTTTGATAACGATAAGGCGCTGTTTTCACTGGTTGTTATTGATCAGTATCACCAGCCCGTTGGCTTGCTATACAAAGAGCAGTTAACAGAAGTGTTTGCTTCACCTTATGGTCATGCTTTATATGACAAAAAGCCGATAGCGTCGTTGATGGACGCCGAGCCACTCGTGGTTGATGAAAATGAACAGCTTGATAGAGTGAGCCGGCAAATTACCGACAATGATTTTGATATCCGTCGCTATATCATCGTTACTCGAGGCGGTAAGTATTTAGGTGTCGTGCATCTGCGGCAAATTCTCAAGCACATGACCGAAGAAAAAGTACGTCATGCACAGCACGCTAACCCACTGACCATGTTACCCGGCAATATCGCCATTAATGATGCGATTGAGCACCGTTTGCGCAGCAACCGTGCCTTTTCCATTGCTTACTTTGATTTGAACCATTTCAAACAATTCAATGATTTATATGGCTATGCCAGCGGCGATAGCGTGATTAAATTATTGGCCGATATCATCCGCAGTCATTGCCAAGCCGTTCCCTGCTTTATTGGCCATATTGGCGGTGATGACTTTATGGTTGTATTTGATGGTGAGGATGCCAGTGCTACCTGCCAGGCTGTGATTGCTGATTTTGATACTCAGGTTCGGCGCTTTTTTAGCCCTGAGCATATCGCAGCGCAAGGTTATTGGAGCTGTAATCGTGAAGGGCAGCGTCAGTTTGTGCCGTTATTGGCTTTGGCCGTGGGGTTAGTCACACCAGATACACGTAGCTGCGATAATAGTCACCAAGTTGCGACATTAGCGACCGATGCAAAAAAAGAGGCTAAACGTCACAAGGGGAGCCACCTCTTTTGCTGCCAGCGACGCGGGCCCGCCGCACCGTTATTTCGTATACACCCTGAGCCACTGGACTCGCTTTCACCGTTGTCATTACATGAATAA
- the secF gene encoding protein translocase subunit SecF, whose translation MQLLKVKGTLPFMKARKVAMGFSILLIIAALASFVVKGLNFGLDFTGGTAVEVGFSQPAELSQVRKVLAENGFADASVQLFGSSKDVLVRLPPQGEGVKAEVIGNQVMAALKQADAQAQMRRIEFVGPSVGEDLKEQGGLAMLTALICILLYVALRFEWRFALGAVFALFHDVILTMGLFSLLGLEFDLTILAAILAVIGYSLNDTIVVSDRIRENFRKVRIDDTLEIIDLSLTQTLNRTLVTSITTILVLIALFVWGGQTIHGFATALLFGVFIGTYSSVYVASSVAVFLGVSKEDLIPVEVEKEGADLDPMP comes from the coding sequence ATGCAATTATTAAAAGTGAAAGGTACTTTACCATTCATGAAAGCACGCAAAGTAGCGATGGGCTTTTCAATTTTATTGATTATTGCCGCGCTGGCGTCTTTCGTGGTTAAAGGCCTTAATTTTGGGTTAGATTTTACCGGTGGTACAGCTGTAGAAGTGGGCTTTTCACAGCCTGCTGAGCTCTCCCAAGTACGAAAAGTACTCGCAGAGAATGGCTTCGCTGATGCCTCTGTACAGCTGTTTGGCTCCAGTAAAGACGTACTTGTGCGTCTTCCTCCACAAGGAGAGGGAGTGAAAGCTGAGGTCATTGGTAACCAGGTTATGGCAGCCTTAAAACAGGCCGATGCACAGGCGCAGATGCGCCGTATCGAGTTTGTTGGTCCCAGCGTAGGTGAAGATTTGAAAGAGCAGGGTGGCTTAGCGATGCTGACTGCTTTGATCTGTATTTTGCTCTATGTTGCCTTACGTTTTGAGTGGCGTTTTGCCCTAGGTGCGGTATTTGCCTTGTTCCACGATGTTATTTTGACTATGGGCCTGTTTTCACTATTAGGCTTGGAGTTTGATTTAACTATCTTGGCGGCGATTCTTGCGGTCATCGGTTATTCACTTAACGATACTATCGTTGTTTCAGACCGTATCCGTGAGAACTTCCGTAAAGTGCGTATTGACGACACCTTGGAAATTATCGATCTCTCCCTTACACAGACATTGAATCGAACCTTGGTTACTTCAATTACCACTATTTTGGTATTGATAGCCTTGTTCGTGTGGGGTGGCCAAACTATCCATGGCTTCGCTACGGCATTACTCTTTGGTGTATTCATCGGTACTTACTCGTCGGTCTATGTCGCCAGCTCTGTGGCGGTATTCCTTGGAGTTAGTAAAGAGGACTTGATCCCCGTAGAAGTAGAGAAAGAGGGCGCTGATCTCGATCCTATGCCTTAG